From the Streptomyces sp. SN-593 genome, the window TGCTGATCGCCCGATTCGCCCCGGACGCCGGACCCGCGGCGCGCCCCGCGACGGCCGGCTGAGTCCCCGCGGCGGCCCGAAGATCCCCACGAACGGCCCTGGGGCCTGCCCGCCGGACAGGCCCTCAGCCCTCGCGCGGGCCCTTCGACTTCCTGTCGGACCTGGCCGCCTTGGCCGCCTTGGTCGCCCCGGTCGCCTTGGCGGCCGCCTTCTTCGCCTTCGACGCACCCGACTTCGCGGACTTGGCCGTCCCGGCCGTCTTCGCCGCCTTGGCCGTCTTCGCCGCCGCGGGCTTCCCGGCGGCGTCCTGGGCGTGGGGCGCCTGCCACTGGGCGCTGCGGGTGAGGAGGCCGTCGACGCGGTCGCGCAGGTCGTCCCGCTCGTCGTCGTCGAGGCCGACCGGAGCCTGGCGCAGCAGCGGCTCCAGCATCAGCCAGCGCTCCTCGACCCGCGCCGGGTTGCCCGAGGCGCGGCGCGCGGCATCGACGTCGCGGCGCTCCTTCTCCTCCTTGGCGACCTCGGCCGCGATCGTCCGGAGCAGTTGCGCGGCGTCGGCGCGGCCCGCGGTCGTCAACTGCTCGGCGGTCACGCCCAACGCGTGGGCGTACCGGGCCACTCCCCGGGCGCTGGGACGGGCCGGCACCTTCTTCCGGCCCACCCACTGGTAACCGCCCGCGACGCTGCGCCAGTACGACTCGCTCAGCGTCGACTTCCGCGGGGAGGAGCCCAGTTTCCGCAGGATCGCCGCGCTGAGCGCCGTGCGCTGCGCGACGTCGCGCCCGGAGCATCCCTGACGTGCCCTCGCCGCGATGAGCAACAGCCCCTCCGGGGGCGGCCGCAGGCCCTCAGTCATACGGCGAGCTTCGCACTACTACGCGCCCGGCGTCCAATTCCCCGCACCACCCGGGTCGTGCAACCGTCCCTGGCCTGCGCGAGCTCCTCCGACTGCGCAGTTCTGCTGCGCAGTGCGCGCGTAGTTGCTTGATCCACGCCCTACTACGCGCTAGTTTGTCCCCCATGACATCCCGCGGCCGTTCCCGCCCGAGGCGGCTCTACCAGGAACCCGAAGCGGTCACCTGGGCACGGGAGAAGTCCGGGCTGACCAAGCGGGCACTGGCCGATCTCGTCGGCATCTCCGAGCAGTTGATGGGCGAGATCGAGTCGGGCTGGCGCAGCGCCACCCCGGCGAACCTGCTGAAGATCGCCGAGGCGCTGAACTGCCCGATCGTCGTCCTGGAGCGCAAGCGCCTGTCGGGGGGCGGCGCTCCGCCCGGCGGCACGCCCGCACGGTAAGGCGCGCGCAGGACCGCGCGCAGTCCGCGCAGTCGGGGATCCGCCACCCGGTCCGGCCGGGGTCGGGTCACGAGCGCGGTCGGGGTCGCGCGCGCGGTCGGGTCACGAGCGCGGTCGGGTCACGAGCGGTCAGAGTCGCGCGCGGTCAGAGTCGTGGGAGCGGTCAGGGTCGTGGGAGCGATCACCGTCCCGGTCGCGGGAGGAGGGGTGCTCCCCCGTGCCTGCGGGAGCCGCCGGGCTCAGCCGGTGGTGACCACCCGCGCGGACAGGTTCACCAACCGGGCCACTCCGAACTCCAGCATCAGCGGCAGCGTGTGCTGCGCGGTGACCCCGTGCACCGCGGTGAAGGTGACGGTCGGGCCGGTGCCGCCGAAGGTCACCGTGGTGCCGTCCGGCAGGTAGATCCCCGCGTCCATCAGCGAACCCGGGTCCCCCGTCTTGCCGGTGCTGCGGCCGGCGATCACACCGCGGCCCGCGTCCGGGGCCCCGACCATGTCGAGGTGCTCGGGCACTCCGCTGTCGTTGCGGATCGCCATCGTCAGGGTGCCGTTGCCCGCGCTGTCGAGGTGGGCGACGGCGTCGGTGATGGTGAGGTCGACGTCGGCCTCGTGCACGTCGGCCCGGCCGGGCGTGCCCGTCGTCGGGACCTGCGACGGGGCCGCCTGGGAGGAGCCGGAGTGCGTGCAGCCGGTGGCCAGCGCGACGAGTGCCGCCGCCCCCGCGAGTGCCCGCAGGGCGCGCGGGACCCGGGTCGAGCGGAGTGCGGAACGGCGGTTTCGGCTCATCCCGGCATCATGTCAAGCCGCCCGCCGGGCCCCGCACCCGCCCCCGCGCCTCACACCGCCCGGCGGTAGAGCCAGACCCCGAGCGGCGCGAAGACCGCCACGATGCCCGCGTCCCAGGCGAGTGCCTGCCACACGTCGGTGGCGGTCGGCCCGCCCAGTACCAGGGCGCGCACCGCCTCGGCGGTGCAGGACACCGGCTGGTGCCGCGCGAACGCCTGGAGCCAGCCGGGCATGGTGTCGACGGGGATGAAGGCCGCGGAGGCGAAGACCAGCGGGGCCAGGACGGGGAAGGCCGCGGCCTGCGCGGTCTCCGGGTCGCCGACGGCCATGCCGACCACCGCGAAGATCCACGACATCGCGAAACCGAAGGCCAGCACGAGCAGGATGCCGCAGAGGAAGGCCGGCACGCCGGCGTGGATGCGGAAGCCGATCGCGAAGCCCACCGCCGCCATCAGCGCGACCACGAAGACGTTCCGCACCAGGTCCGCCATGGTCCGGCCGACCAGCACCGCCGACCTGGCCATCGGCAGCGACCTGAACCGCTCCATCAGCCCGGTCTGCATGTCGGTGGCCAGCCCGATCGCGGTGTTCATGGCCCCGAAGACGGCGGTCTGCACGAAGATGCCGGGGATCAGGAAGTCGGAGTACGACACCCCGTGCAGCGCCGGCTCGACCACCCCGCCGAAGACGTAGCGGAACATCAGCACGAACACCAGCGGCTGGATGGTGGAGAAGATCAGCAGCCGGGGCACCCGGCGCAACCCGATCAGGTTCCGCCAGGCGACCGCCGCGCCGTCCCCGGCGGTCCGGGCCAGGCGGGCGAGCGGCCCGACCGGCGCCCGCGACGCCGGGGCGCCGCCGGTCACGGCTCCGCGTCCTCGTCCGGCCCGCTGCGGTGCCCGGTCAGCCGCAGGAAGACGTCGTCGAGGCTGGACTCCCGGACCGCCACCGCCTCGGGCACCAGGCCCCGCTCGTCCAGCGCGCGCAGCAACCCGAGCAGCGGCCGGGACCCGTCGTGCGAGACCGCCCGGAGCCGGCCGCCCTCCGTGCCCGGCGGCTCGGGCAGCCGGCCGCCGAGCGCCTCGGCCGCCCGCGCCGCCCGGCCGGGGTCGCCCATGTCGAGCTCGATGACGGTGTTGCCCAGGTCGGCCTTGAGCAGCGCGGGGGTCCCGTCGGCGATGGCCCGGCCGTGGTCGATGACGACGACCCGGTCGGCGAGCCGGTCGGCCTCCTCCAGGTACTGCGTGGTGAGCAGCACCGTGGTGCCGTCGGCCACGAGCCGGCGGATCATCTCCCACAGCGCGATCCTGCTCTGCGGGTCGAGGCCCGTGGTCGGCTCGTCGAGGAAGAGCACCGGGGGGTCGGGGACCAGCGCGGCGGCCACGTCCAGCCGCCGGCGCATACCGCCGGAGTACGTGCGGGCGGGGCGGTCGCCGGCGTCCGTCAGGTCGAAGCGCTCCAGCAGCTCGCCCGCCCGCCGCCGGGTCCCGGAGCGCCGTACGTGGGTGAGCCGGCCGATCAGCCGCAGGTTCTCCCGGCCGGTGAGGTTCTTGTCCACCGCCGCGTACTGCCCGGCCAGGCCAATCAGGCTCCGCACGGTGCCGGCCTCGCGCACCACGTCGTGGCCCAGCACCGCCGCGCGCCCTCCGCTGGGGCGCACGATCGTGGTCAGGATGCGGATCGCGGTGCTCTTGCCCGCGCCGTTGGGCCCCAGCAGGCCGAAGACCGTACCGGGCTCGACGTCGAAGTCGACGGAGTCGAGCGCCGTCACGGAGCCGAACCGCTTGCTGAGGCCGGAGACGCTGATGGCTGCCTGGTCCACGGGACCACCTCGCTCGGCGTGGCGGATCTGCCTCGCCCACCATTCTCGCCCGGGGGGAGCGGGAGCGCAGAGGGGGACGATCCGGGCCGGCGGCCCACGGCGGACCCCGGCCCACGGCGGACCCCGGTCCGGGCGAGGCGCGGATCGGGCCGAGCGTCCGGGACGGCCACCCGGCCCGGACGGTCACGCGGACGGGACGGTCACGCGGACGCGGCGCCCGACGCGGCGGCGTAGCGGTTGCTGACGTCGGTCCAGTTGACGAGGTCCCACAGCTTGGTGACGTAGTCGGGCCGCACGTTCTTGTACTGGAGGTAGTACGCGTGCTCCCAGGCGTCGAAGACCAGCAGCGGGGTGGTGCCCTGGCCGACGTTGCCGTGGTGGTCGTAGACCTGCTCGACGATCAGGCGCCTGCCGACCGGCTCCCAGGCCAGCACGCCCCAGCCGGAGCCCTGCACCGAGGCGGTGGCCACGGTGAGCTGCTTCCTGAACGCCTCGAAGCCGCCGAGGTGTTCGTCGATCGCGGTGGCCAGCGCGCCGTCGGGGCGGTCGCCGCCGTCGGGCGAGAGGTTCTGCCAGAAGATCGAGTGCAGCACGTGGCCGGAGAGGTTGAACGCGAAGGTCTTCTCCAGTCCGACCAGCCCGGTCGGGGTGATCGCGTCCTTCTCGCGGGCCTCGGCGATCTGCTCCAGCGTGTCGTTGGCGCCCTTGACGTAGGCGGCGTGGTGCTTGGCGTGGTGCAGCTCCAGGATCTCGCCGGTGATCGCCGGCGCGAGCGCGGAGTAGTCGTACGGCAGGTCGGGAAGCGCGTAGGTGTCCATCAGGCACGGCCCCTTTCGGCGGGCGGGAACGAGTGGCCGCGACCCACCCTAGACCTTTATTGCGAATAGCTTGCAACAACACATGATGTGCATCAGCATGATGGCGGGGCGGGACCGGCCCGACAGCCCACGGAAGCCCGCTTCCTCGCTGATCGTCTTTCACCCGGCACCCGCCGGCCGTCCGGTTCCGCCCCCTCGCGCGCCCCCCGCGCCCCCGCTCGCTCCCGCGCGCCCGGCCCGCCGCGCCGGCCCGGCGCCGCCCCGCCCGCGCGTTCCCGCGCCGATCGGACGGGGCGTCAGAAAATGTCCTCCACCGGGACGCACCGTTGTGCCACGCCCGACGTCTCACCGGTGAGCGGCACTTCCGCATGCCGCCGCACGGACATCTGGAGCAGTCGTGAGTACCCACACCAGCAGCATCCGCCGGGCCCCGGCGGCGGCGGTCACCGCCGCCGCCCTCGTCGCGGCGGGCGCGCTCGCCGCCCCCGCGGCGCAGGCCGCGGCCCCTCGGGTGGCGCCCGCCGCCGCCCCGTCCGCTGCCACCGCCGGGACCACGGCCAAGGCCGCCCCCAAGGCGCCGTCGATCACCGCCAAGGGCGGCTTCGTGATGAACGACGGCACCGGCGGCACCCTGTTCACCAAGGCCGCCGACACCCGCCGCTCCACCGGCTCGACCACCAAGATCATGACCGCCCGGGTGGTCCTGGCCAGCAAGCACCTGAACCTGAACACCAAGGTCACCGTGCAGAAGGCGTACAGCGACTACATCGTCGCCAAGGGCGCGTCCTCCGCGCACCTGATCGTCGGGGACAAGCTCACCGTCCGGCAGCTGCTGTACGGCCTGATGCTCCCCTCCGGCTGCGACGCCGCCTACGCGCTCGCCGACACGTTCGGCAGCGGTTCCACCCGCGCCGCCCGGGTGAAGTCCTTCATCGGCACCATGAACTCCACCGCCCGCTCGCTCGGCCTGAAGAACACCCACTTCGACTCGTTCGACGGAATAGGGAACGGGAAGAACTACTCGACACCGCGCGACCTCACCGAGCTCGCGAGCAACGCGATGAGGAACGCCACCTTCCGCTCGGTCGTGAAGACCCGGTCGACCAAGCAGAAGGTCACCACGAAGTCCGGCGGCTACCGCTACATGACCTGGACCAACACCAACCCCCTGCTGGGCACCTACTCCGGCACCATCGGCGTCAAGACCGGTTCGGGTCCGGAGTCCGGCTACTGCCTGGTCTTCGCCGCCACCCGCGGCAAGAAGACCGTGATCGGCACGGTGCTCGCCTCCTCCTCGGTGGCCGCGCGCACCTCGGACGCCAGGAAGCTGCTGGACTACGGCTTCAAGAAGTGACGTGGGGCCCGACGCCCCGCCAGCTCCCCCGGGGCCTCCGCGGACCATGGCCCCCGGAGGCCCCGGGGAGCACCTCGACGGCGACGCCGCGGCGGTCGGAGCGGCCGCCACCGCGGGGGTGGGCGCGGGCCGCCTCCGGCTTCGCCGCTTCGCCCTCCGGTGGAGGTGTGCTAGCCTGTGGATTGTTGCGGTTGTGGTACCCATGAACTCTGTGTGCGCCTGACGGGATGTGACCCTCGGGCGCATTTTGTTTTCCGGCCTCCAGGATGGGGTCATTGCAGCGACGCCTGGCCCGTGAAGTGCGGGTTCAGGAACTGCACCATCAGAGGAAGTCAGACATGGCAACCGGTACCGTCAAGTGGTTCAACTCCGAAAAGGGCTTCGGCTTCATCGAGCAGGACGGCGGCGGCGCCGACGTCTTCGCCCACTACTCGAACATCGCCACCCAGGGCTTCCGTGAGCTCCAGGAAGGCCAGAAGGTCACCTTCGACGTCACGCAGGGCCAGAAGGGCCCGCAGGCGGAGAACATCGTCCCGGCCTGACCGGACGAGCAGTACCCGAGCAGTACCCGAGCCGGGTCCCGCCGCTTCATCCGCGGGGCCCGGCTTTTCGGGCCCGGGCGGGACCGGCTTCTTCCGCACCGGGGTGCGGACACCGGAGGTACGGCCTCCGTCCCTTCCGCAGTCCACCTCCTCCGCAGTTCCACTCCCGGCTCGTTTCGCGGGTCTCCGCCCGGTGTCACTCTTCGCGGAGTCTTTTTCGGCACGCGCCGCCTTCGAGGAAGGCTCCACGCATGCCCGAAAGCACCCGACAGTCCAATACGGGCGGCCCGGCCCGCGCCCGGCGCAGGCCCCGCGGCCCCCAGCAGGGTGCCGGCCGCGCCGGCGCGTCGCGCGGCTCCGGCCGCACCGGCGGCCGCCCCGCCGACACCGGCTCCGAGGAGTCCGCGTACGCCTCCGCGTACACGACCCTCACCCCGGCGCCGCCGGCCGCGGCCACCTTCGCCGAGCTGGACCTGCCCGCCGCGCTGACGGAGGAGCTGGACCGGCAGGGCGTCACCGTGCCGTTCCCGATCCAGGGCGCCACCCTGCCCAGCTCGCTGGCCGGCCGCGACGTCCTCGGCCGGGGCCGCACCGGCTCGGGCAAGACCCTCGCCTTCGGGCTCGCCCTGCTGGCCCGCACCGCCGGACAGCGCGCCGAGCCGCACCAGCCGCTCTCGCTGGTGCTGGTGCCCACCCGCGAGCTGGCCCAGCAGGTCACCGACGCCCTCACGCCGTACGCCCGGGCGCTGCGCCTGCGGCTGGCCACGGTGGTGGGCGGGCTGTCGATCGGCCGCCAGGCCTCGGCGCTGCGCGGCGGCGCGGAGATCGTCGTCGCCACCCCGGGCCGGCTGCGCGACCTGGTCGAGCGGGGAGACTGCCGGCTCGACAAGGTCGTGATCACCGTGCTCGACGAGGCCGACCAGATGGCCGACATGGGCTTCCTGCCCCAGGTCACGGCCCTGCTGAACCAGGTCGTGCCGGGCAGCCAGCGGATGCTGTTCTCCGCGACCCTCGACCGCAACGTGGACACGCTGGTCCGGCGGTTCCTCTCCGACCCGGTGGTCCACGCGGTGGACCCGTCGGCCGGTGCCGTGGTGACCATGGAGCACCACGTGCTGCACGTCACCAGCGAGGACAAGCGCGCCGCCACGGTGCGGATCGCGGCCCGCGACGGCCGGGTGCTGCTCTTCCTCGACAGCAAGCGCGCCGTGGACCGGCTCGCCAAAACACTGCTGGCCAACGGCGTGCGCGCCGCCGCGCTGCACGGCGGCAAGTCCCAGCCGCAGCGCACCCGCACCCTCGCGCAGTTCAAGACCGGCGAGGTGACCGCGCTGGTGGCGACCAACGTCGCGGCGCGCGGCATCCACATCGACGACCTGGACCTGGTGGTCAACGTGGACCCGCCGGCCGACCACAAGGACTACCTGCACCGCGGCGGCCGCACCGCCCGCGCGGGCGCGTCCGGCAGCGTGGTGACGCTGGTGCTGTCCGAGCAGCGCCGCGACATGGAGCGGCTGATGGCCAAGGCCAGGATCACGCCGCAGACGGCGAAGGTGCACTCCGCGGACGAGGAGCTGGCCCGGATCACCGGTGCCCGGGTGCCCTCCGGCGTCCCGGTCACCATCCCGGTCCCCGCCCCGGCCACGCCGGCCGCGGGCACCTCCGCCCGGCGCGGGGGCGGCCGCCGCCGGCCGCGGTCGGGCGGCGGCACCGCCACCGCGGGCTCCGGCCGGAGCGGCGCGGGCCGTACCGGGACGGGCGGCGCCGGACGCACGGGCGGCGGCGCGGGCCGTACCGGCGGAGGCAGCGGCCGCGGCGGCTCGGGCGGCTCGGCGGGCGGCTCCGCCGGCCGCTCCGGGGGCGCCCGCGCGTCGCAGACCCGCCGGCGTGCGGCGTGAAACCCGCCGCGGCGGTCGCGATCGCCCCCGCCGCCGGGCCGGACGACGGATCGGACACCGCCGGCACGCTCTGTGAGGGCAGCGACTTCTCCGTGCTGGCCCGGCGGATCACCGACTCGGGGCTGATGGAGCGGCGCCCCGGCTACTACGTGGCCAGGATCGGCGGGGTCGCCGCCCTGTACGCCGGCGCGTGGACCGCGTTCGCGCTGATCGGCCCCACCTGGTGGCAACTGGCCGTCGGCGGGGTGCTCGGCGTGCTCTTCTCCCAGATCGCGCTGGTCGCCCACGACATAGCCCACCGCCAGGTGTTCCGGCTGCGCCGGCCCAGCGAGGCCGCCGGACGGATCGCGGGCAACCTCTGCGTCGGCATGAGCTACGGCTGGTGGCAGGACAAGCACACCCGC encodes:
- a CDS encoding superoxide dismutase; translation: MDTYALPDLPYDYSALAPAITGEILELHHAKHHAAYVKGANDTLEQIAEAREKDAITPTGLVGLEKTFAFNLSGHVLHSIFWQNLSPDGGDRPDGALATAIDEHLGGFEAFRKQLTVATASVQGSGWGVLAWEPVGRRLIVEQVYDHHGNVGQGTTPLLVFDAWEHAYYLQYKNVRPDYVTKLWDLVNWTDVSNRYAAASGAASA
- a CDS encoding cold-shock protein, producing the protein MATGTVKWFNSEKGFGFIEQDGGGADVFAHYSNIATQGFRELQEGQKVTFDVTQGQKGPQAENIVPA
- a CDS encoding ATP-binding cassette domain-containing protein, with protein sequence MDQAAISVSGLSKRFGSVTALDSVDFDVEPGTVFGLLGPNGAGKSTAIRILTTIVRPSGGRAAVLGHDVVREAGTVRSLIGLAGQYAAVDKNLTGRENLRLIGRLTHVRRSGTRRRAGELLERFDLTDAGDRPARTYSGGMRRRLDVAAALVPDPPVLFLDEPTTGLDPQSRIALWEMIRRLVADGTTVLLTTQYLEEADRLADRVVVIDHGRAIADGTPALLKADLGNTVIELDMGDPGRAARAAEALGGRLPEPPGTEGGRLRAVSHDGSRPLLGLLRALDERGLVPEAVAVRESSLDDVFLRLTGHRSGPDEDAEP
- a CDS encoding DEAD/DEAH box helicase, which translates into the protein MPESTRQSNTGGPARARRRPRGPQQGAGRAGASRGSGRTGGRPADTGSEESAYASAYTTLTPAPPAAATFAELDLPAALTEELDRQGVTVPFPIQGATLPSSLAGRDVLGRGRTGSGKTLAFGLALLARTAGQRAEPHQPLSLVLVPTRELAQQVTDALTPYARALRLRLATVVGGLSIGRQASALRGGAEIVVATPGRLRDLVERGDCRLDKVVITVLDEADQMADMGFLPQVTALLNQVVPGSQRMLFSATLDRNVDTLVRRFLSDPVVHAVDPSAGAVVTMEHHVLHVTSEDKRAATVRIAARDGRVLLFLDSKRAVDRLAKTLLANGVRAAALHGGKSQPQRTRTLAQFKTGEVTALVATNVAARGIHIDDLDLVVNVDPPADHKDYLHRGGRTARAGASGSVVTLVLSEQRRDMERLMAKARITPQTAKVHSADEELARITGARVPSGVPVTIPVPAPATPAAGTSARRGGGRRRPRSGGGTATAGSGRSGAGRTGTGGAGRTGGGAGRTGGGSGRGGSGGSAGGSAGRSGGARASQTRRRAA
- a CDS encoding serine hydrolase, with product MRRAPAAAVTAAALVAAGALAAPAAQAAAPRVAPAAAPSAATAGTTAKAAPKAPSITAKGGFVMNDGTGGTLFTKAADTRRSTGSTTKIMTARVVLASKHLNLNTKVTVQKAYSDYIVAKGASSAHLIVGDKLTVRQLLYGLMLPSGCDAAYALADTFGSGSTRAARVKSFIGTMNSTARSLGLKNTHFDSFDGIGNGKNYSTPRDLTELASNAMRNATFRSVVKTRSTKQKVTTKSGGYRYMTWTNTNPLLGTYSGTIGVKTGSGPESGYCLVFAATRGKKTVIGTVLASSSVAARTSDARKLLDYGFKK
- a CDS encoding ABC transporter permease; this encodes MTGGAPASRAPVGPLARLARTAGDGAAVAWRNLIGLRRVPRLLIFSTIQPLVFVLMFRYVFGGVVEPALHGVSYSDFLIPGIFVQTAVFGAMNTAIGLATDMQTGLMERFRSLPMARSAVLVGRTMADLVRNVFVVALMAAVGFAIGFRIHAGVPAFLCGILLVLAFGFAMSWIFAVVGMAVGDPETAQAAAFPVLAPLVFASAAFIPVDTMPGWLQAFARHQPVSCTAEAVRALVLGGPTATDVWQALAWDAGIVAVFAPLGVWLYRRAV
- a CDS encoding helix-turn-helix domain-containing protein, translating into MTSRGRSRPRRLYQEPEAVTWAREKSGLTKRALADLVGISEQLMGEIESGWRSATPANLLKIAEALNCPIVVLERKRLSGGGAPPGGTPAR